One segment of Mycoplasma sp. E35C DNA contains the following:
- the cdd gene encoding cytidine deaminase, producing the protein MRYNQLIELLNKAYCIYSNFACACILVDTNNNEYQGVNVENASYPVTLCAERNAIGRMIVDSTGEIPLLSHIYVMTDSIDENSSPCGMCRQALWEFSDDNTLITIYSKNNTKKTYQFKQLIPLGFNYKALNSR; encoded by the coding sequence ATGCGATATAACCAACTAATTGAATTACTAAACAAAGCTTATTGTATTTATTCAAACTTCGCTTGTGCTTGTATCTTAGTTGATACGAATAACAACGAATATCAAGGAGTTAATGTTGAAAATGCATCATATCCAGTTACATTATGTGCAGAACGTAATGCGATCGGCAGAATGATTGTTGATTCAACAGGTGAAATTCCCTTATTAAGTCATATTTATGTAATGACTGATTCGATTGATGAAAATTCATCACCATGTGGAATGTGTCGTCAAGCACTATGAGAATTTAGTGATGATAACACTTTGATCACAATTTATTCAAAAAATAATACGAAAAAAACCTATCAATTCAAACAATTAATTCCCTTAGGTTTTAATTACAAAGCACTAAATAGCAGATAA
- a CDS encoding ABC transporter ATP-binding protein yields the protein MVDIHKSFNNGQIKANVGINLNVKRNEIHAIIGENGAGKSTLMSILFGLYQQDKGQIFVWDREVNFKSSKDASKAKIGMVHQHFKLIENFKVIDNIILGNEPTKGGIIFYKKAADKLKKLINEYNFKIDLNAKVSSLTVGEQQKVEILKVLYRDADLLIFDEPTAVLSDNEIESFLEILKEFKAKNKTILIITHKLHEIKAVADSATVIRKGEYIASFDVKDKSIEEMAELMVGRTVVPSINNNPITSDDVVLSVKNLNLNTKNAQEQYDELVNKAGAWAKTAVTKGINAAKNVYKNLSKTKSHSNINFNIRKGEIFAIAGVEGNGQSKLIELISGLKKSFPNTILFRDKNGLVDVSNKSIKTRAKMGMSFVPEDRHKHGLTLDQSVRLNSVNNLIDKKPFSSMGMVVPFEIASYAQKIIDQFDVRGTANGTTNSRSLSGGNQQKLIIGREMTKDHELLILAQPTRGLDVGAIQYIHNQIIEEKKRGKAILLVSYELDEIMALADTIAVINRNNIIGIGPKEEMTRSRIGQLLAGESLNEQI from the coding sequence ATGGTAGATATCCATAAGTCATTTAATAACGGACAGATTAAGGCCAATGTTGGAATTAATTTGAATGTTAAAAGAAATGAAATTCATGCCATTATTGGTGAAAATGGAGCTGGAAAATCTACTTTAATGTCAATCTTGTTTGGTTTATATCAACAAGATAAAGGACAAATATTTGTTTGGGATAGAGAAGTAAATTTTAAGTCTTCAAAAGATGCATCAAAAGCCAAAATTGGTATGGTGCACCAACACTTTAAGTTGATTGAAAATTTTAAAGTAATTGACAACATCATCCTAGGTAATGAACCGACAAAAGGTGGGATTATCTTTTATAAAAAAGCTGCTGATAAACTGAAAAAACTAATCAATGAATATAATTTCAAAATTGATTTAAATGCTAAAGTTTCTTCATTAACAGTTGGTGAACAACAAAAAGTTGAAATCTTAAAAGTTTTATATCGAGATGCAGATTTATTAATCTTTGATGAACCAACAGCAGTATTGTCAGATAATGAGATTGAAAGCTTTTTAGAAATTCTGAAAGAATTTAAAGCTAAGAATAAAACGATCTTAATTATTACTCACAAACTTCATGAAATTAAAGCTGTAGCAGATAGTGCTACTGTTATCAGAAAAGGTGAATATATTGCTAGTTTTGATGTAAAAGATAAATCGATTGAAGAAATGGCAGAATTGATGGTTGGTCGCACTGTGGTTCCTTCGATTAACAATAATCCTATAACTAGTGATGATGTTGTTTTGTCTGTTAAAAATCTCAATTTAAATACCAAAAACGCTCAAGAACAATATGATGAATTAGTTAATAAAGCTGGCGCTTGAGCAAAAACAGCAGTAACAAAAGGGATTAATGCTGCTAAAAATGTTTATAAAAACTTATCAAAAACTAAATCACACTCTAACATTAATTTTAATATCAGAAAAGGTGAAATTTTTGCAATTGCAGGGGTTGAAGGTAATGGACAATCGAAATTAATTGAATTAATTTCGGGATTAAAAAAATCATTTCCAAACACCATCTTATTTAGAGATAAAAACGGTTTAGTTGATGTATCAAATAAATCAATTAAAACAAGAGCAAAAATGGGGATGTCTTTTGTTCCAGAAGATCGTCACAAACATGGTTTAACCTTAGATCAAAGTGTGCGTTTGAATTCAGTTAATAATTTAATTGATAAAAAACCGTTTTCATCTATGGGAATGGTTGTGCCATTTGAAATAGCTAGTTATGCTCAAAAAATTATTGATCAATTTGATGTGCGTGGAACGGCTAATGGAACAACCAACTCTCGTTCATTATCTGGTGGTAATCAACAAAAGTTGATTATTGGAAGAGAAATGACAAAAGATCATGAGTTATTAATTTTAGCCCAACCAACTCGTGGTTTAGATGTTGGTGCTATTCAATACATTCATAACCAAATCATTGAAGAAAAGAAGCGTGGCAAGGCAATTTTATTAGTATCTTACGAACTTGATGAAATCATGGCGCTAGCTGATACGATTGCTGTCATTAATAGAAATAATATTATCGGAATTGGACCAAAAGAAGAAATGACAAGATCTAGAATCGGTCAATTACTAGCAGGGGAGTCATTGAATGAACAGATTTAA
- the deoC gene encoding deoxyribose-phosphate aldolase produces MSILKFNKLIDHTLLKPNATYEEIERLCHEAIEYDFFSVCVNPAYIKTAKKILEKTDVKVCTVVGFPLGQTFTEQKVYEAKTSIKAGADEIDMVINIPELINSCACVIDEIRQIKKVCGERVLKVIVETALLTDEQIQKATLACIDGGADFIKTSTGFSTRGASLNDINIMKEAAKDKILIKASGGISNARDLVEFVKAGADRIGTSRSVKLMQELKTINLA; encoded by the coding sequence ATGAGTATTCTGAAATTTAATAAACTAATTGATCACACATTACTAAAACCCAACGCAACATACGAAGAAATTGAACGACTTTGTCATGAAGCAATCGAATATGATTTCTTTAGTGTCTGTGTTAATCCAGCATATATTAAAACTGCTAAAAAAATCTTAGAAAAAACTGATGTTAAAGTTTGCACAGTAGTTGGTTTTCCGTTAGGTCAAACGTTTACTGAACAAAAAGTTTATGAAGCAAAAACATCAATCAAAGCAGGTGCTGATGAAATTGATATGGTGATTAATATCCCTGAATTAATTAACAGCTGTGCTTGTGTGATTGATGAAATTCGCCAGATCAAAAAAGTTTGTGGTGAAAGAGTATTAAAAGTAATTGTTGAAACTGCCTTATTAACTGATGAACAAATTCAAAAAGCAACATTAGCATGTATTGATGGTGGTGCTGATTTTATTAAAACTTCAACTGGTTTTTCAACTCGTGGTGCTTCACTTAATGACATCAACATTATGAAAGAAGCAGCTAAAGACAAGATCTTAATTAAAGCCAGTGGTGGGATTAGTAATGCTAGAGATTTAGTGGAATTTGTTAAAGCAGGTGCTGATCGAATTGGCACTTCTAGATCTGTTAAATTAATGCAAGAATTAAAGACAATTAATCTAGCTTAA
- the tpiA gene encoding triose-phosphate isomerase translates to MKKYIFGNWKTNKTIKEVQAFFNTLNATDLSQQSNVSFGVAPVFLHLDLANQLKKPECIILAQDANYIKSGANTGTVSYEQLKDMGINHVIIGHSERRTLFHETDELINQKTKVLLENNMTVVLCIGETLEQYEANKTNDVLKEQLLKDLKDINKELFVNLIVAYEPVWAIGTGKTASSQTAQEAIAFVRKVLAEISSTEIASNVPILYGGSVTPDNISELLAQKDINGALVGGASLDATKFIKLIEAK, encoded by the coding sequence ATGAAAAAATATATTTTTGGTAACTGAAAAACAAATAAAACAATTAAAGAAGTTCAAGCATTCTTTAATACTTTAAATGCAACTGATTTATCACAACAATCAAATGTTAGTTTTGGAGTTGCTCCTGTTTTCTTACATTTAGATTTAGCAAATCAATTAAAAAAACCAGAATGCATTATCTTAGCTCAGGATGCTAACTACATTAAATCTGGTGCCAACACAGGGACAGTTAGTTATGAACAACTAAAAGACATGGGCATTAATCATGTGATTATTGGTCATTCTGAACGAAGAACTTTATTCCATGAAACTGATGAATTAATCAATCAAAAAACTAAGGTTTTATTAGAAAATAATATGACTGTTGTTTTATGTATTGGTGAAACATTAGAACAATACGAAGCAAATAAAACTAATGATGTTTTAAAAGAACAATTATTAAAAGATCTTAAAGATATTAACAAAGAATTGTTCGTTAATTTAATTGTTGCTTATGAACCAGTATGAGCAATCGGAACTGGTAAAACTGCATCAAGTCAAACGGCTCAAGAAGCAATTGCTTTTGTAAGAAAAGTTCTAGCTGAAATCAGTTCAACTGAGATTGCTAGCAATGTGCCAATCTTATATGGTGGTTCAGTAACACCTGATAATATTTCAGAATTATTAGCACAAAAAGACATCAACGGTGCATTAGTTGGTGGTGCTTCATTAGATGCAACTAAATTTATTAAGCTAATTGAAGCTAAATAA
- a CDS encoding ABC transporter permease has product MFSISQLDMWLILAPALILGVFSGYLSERVGIVNIGINGAMTFGATFFVLFSNIFNKVFNSQSTSTAYQWTFVVSLLISTLLSVPIGALFGLATIKLKADHVIAGTGINLLATGFGQILSNRSSVLFGETSLRNIYIRTTTDNQVSTQAIVVMVGFILLFAIIYLIMNFSRVGLRYRAIGENPNAVDSQGINVTLYQWIGILIATAIAGLGGGLFAYYQSGRSFAGDVDGVGFIALAILIVSGWKLLPITIIGLVFSALLIYSTSTLADNSTSYLLRIIPYALTLLTMVLLGNFSIGPKNAGNHFDKGLR; this is encoded by the coding sequence ATGTTTAGCATATCACAATTAGACATGTGATTAATCCTAGCTCCTGCTTTAATTCTTGGAGTTTTTAGTGGTTATTTAAGTGAACGAGTTGGGATTGTTAATATTGGAATCAACGGTGCCATGACATTTGGTGCAACGTTTTTTGTGTTGTTTTCAAATATCTTTAATAAGGTGTTTAATTCGCAATCAACCAGCACAGCATACCAATGAACATTTGTTGTTTCATTATTAATTTCGACATTATTATCAGTTCCGATCGGAGCATTATTTGGTTTAGCAACCATTAAATTAAAAGCTGATCATGTAATTGCAGGAACAGGAATTAATTTATTAGCAACAGGATTTGGTCAAATTTTATCAAACCGTTCATCTGTTCTATTTGGCGAAACTAGTTTAAGAAATATTTACATCAGAACAACAACTGATAATCAAGTAAGCACACAAGCAATTGTTGTTATGGTTGGGTTTATCTTATTGTTTGCAATAATTTATCTAATCATGAATTTCTCAAGAGTTGGTTTAAGATACCGTGCAATTGGTGAAAATCCTAACGCAGTTGATTCACAAGGAATTAATGTAACTTTATACCAATGAATTGGAATTCTTATAGCAACTGCAATTGCTGGATTAGGCGGTGGCTTGTTTGCTTATTACCAATCTGGACGTTCATTTGCTGGTGATGTTGATGGTGTTGGGTTTATTGCTCTTGCTATCTTAATTGTTAGTGGTTGAAAATTATTACCAATCACAATCATCGGTTTAGTATTCAGTGCTTTATTGATTTATTCAACATCAACATTAGCAGACAACTCAACAAGTTATTTATTAAGAATCATTCCATACGCATTAACTTTATTAACGATGGTTTTATTAGGTAATTTCTCGATTGGACCTAAAAATGCAGGGAACCATTTTGATAAAGGATTGCGTTAA
- the deoD gene encoding purine-nucleoside phosphorylase, whose product MTPHIKAKKEDIAKTVLMPGDPLRAKWIAETFLENPKLVNEVRNMYAFTGTYKNKPITVMGHGMGNPSIGIYSHELYNVYDVDNIIRVGSCGALVEGIKLGDVILESEAFSESPYAKLIGVEVKNKTNYPSEKILELSRQTAKELNIKYHEGLVICEDAFYQTLYTPKQAYENWKAIAVEMEGFALNANAQKAKKNSMTILTVSDSLVTHEEMSPEKRQTSFKDMIELALNVAIKL is encoded by the coding sequence ATGACTCCACACATTAAAGCAAAAAAAGAAGATATTGCTAAAACAGTATTAATGCCAGGTGATCCATTACGTGCTAAATGAATTGCTGAAACATTTCTAGAAAATCCAAAACTAGTAAACGAAGTAAGAAATATGTATGCATTTACTGGCACATATAAAAATAAACCAATTACAGTAATGGGTCATGGTATGGGTAATCCGTCAATCGGAATTTATTCACATGAACTTTACAATGTTTATGATGTTGATAACATTATTCGGGTTGGATCTTGTGGTGCTTTAGTTGAAGGCATTAAGTTAGGTGATGTGATTTTAGAAAGTGAAGCATTCAGTGAATCACCATATGCAAAATTAATTGGTGTGGAAGTTAAAAACAAAACCAATTATCCTTCAGAAAAAATCTTAGAACTATCAAGACAAACAGCTAAAGAACTAAACATCAAATACCACGAAGGTTTAGTGATTTGTGAAGATGCTTTTTATCAAACCTTATACACACCAAAACAAGCATATGAAAATTGAAAAGCAATTGCTGTTGAGATGGAAGGTTTTGCTTTAAATGCTAATGCACAAAAAGCTAAGAAAAATTCAATGACGATTTTAACAGTATCAGATTCATTAGTTACCCACGAAGAAATGAGTCCAGAAAAACGTCAAACTTCATTCAAGGACATGATTGAATTAGCACTTAATGTGGCTATTAAACTTTAA
- a CDS encoding thymidine phosphorylase produces MNIVEIIEKKKTKQALNQDEIGFFINGCVDKTIPDYQISALLMAIWFNGMNEDELYYLTDFMIKSGKTLSFDTNNKKSIDKHSTGGVGDKVSIALAPVLTCFDFKISKMSGRGLGHTGGTIDKLESIGVDCFIELDEAKKILDQNDMFIMAQTKDLVVADKILYELRDVTATTDCLELIAASIISKKFAVNSDHIFIDIKYGLGAFCKTIEQANQLKQLMLNLAKRFKRHLVCELNDMNEVLGNSIGNAIEVKEAVAYLKNELDNNNSFKVLMDNLLVEILVETSKFNDKKQAKIAIDDLLKTNKPFEQLVSWIKAQKGDWQAVVNDQYFMPKYKHEIKATQTSKIKYTSPVDLALVSLELGAGRKIKGEAIDFQAGIYLNKKSYDEVKNNELIMTLYSSKPIDETIIKKAHATIIYAI; encoded by the coding sequence ATGAACATTGTAGAAATCATTGAAAAGAAAAAAACCAAACAAGCATTAAATCAAGATGAAATCGGTTTTTTTATTAATGGATGCGTTGATAAAACAATACCTGATTATCAAATTAGTGCGTTGTTAATGGCAATCTGATTTAATGGCATGAATGAAGATGAATTATATTATCTAACTGATTTCATGATCAAATCAGGTAAAACATTAAGCTTTGATACCAACAATAAAAAATCAATTGATAAGCATTCAACTGGTGGAGTTGGTGATAAGGTATCAATTGCTCTGGCTCCTGTATTAACTTGTTTTGATTTCAAGATTTCTAAAATGTCAGGTCGTGGTTTAGGTCATACTGGTGGAACAATTGACAAACTAGAATCAATTGGTGTTGATTGTTTCATTGAACTAGATGAAGCTAAAAAGATCTTAGATCAAAATGATATGTTCATTATGGCTCAAACCAAAGACCTTGTTGTGGCTGATAAAATTTTGTATGAATTAAGAGATGTTACGGCCACAACCGATTGCTTGGAATTAATTGCAGCTTCAATTATTTCAAAGAAGTTTGCTGTTAATTCTGATCATATTTTTATTGACATCAAATATGGTTTAGGTGCTTTTTGTAAAACCATTGAACAAGCTAATCAATTAAAACAACTGATGCTAAATTTAGCTAAACGCTTTAAACGTCATCTAGTTTGTGAACTAAATGATATGAATGAAGTGTTGGGTAATAGTATTGGTAATGCAATTGAAGTTAAAGAAGCAGTTGCTTATTTAAAAAATGAATTAGACAACAATAATTCATTCAAAGTTTTAATGGATAATTTGTTAGTTGAAATTTTAGTAGAAACTAGCAAATTTAACGATAAAAAACAAGCAAAAATAGCTATCGATGATTTATTAAAAACCAACAAACCATTTGAACAGTTAGTAAGTTGAATTAAAGCTCAGAAAGGTGATTGACAAGCAGTTGTTAATGACCAATATTTTATGCCTAAATACAAGCATGAAATTAAAGCAACACAAACATCAAAAATCAAATACACTTCACCAGTTGACTTAGCCCTTGTTTCATTAGAACTAGGTGCTGGTAGAAAAATCAAAGGTGAAGCAATTGATTTTCAAGCTGGAATTTATTTAAACAAAAAAAGTTATGATGAAGTGAAAAACAACGAACTAATCATGACTTTATATTCATCAAAACCAATTGATGAAACAATTATCAAAAAGGCTCATGCAACAATAATTTATGCGATATAA
- a CDS encoding ABC transporter permease translates to MNRFKNSPGFLIFFDRLFYRKENQNNLRRSLSVIFLVIIAIFITFLLLLATQVRANAFWSLFSQGLKGQQQQKDFITNIAIFTLAGLSFGFAMQVKIFNIGISGQMLAGASFAFFITYYLQKAGFAPKQGGQIITILLAMFAAAFVSVFTGVLKIYLKVNEVVSAILLNWIILLILGAIMINTPMFIDANARRNGQFSSIPFAEEYSFYVSRGSSSFTSNTGWVWSIAITLVCVIVVWILLRFTVFGHKLKTTGLSSTSAEYFGYNKNLLQLSSFAISGAIAGILGVVVYTSGYVRAISFTSLGDFNLSAVPSEGFNGIAVSLIALNNPWAIGVISILFSLIQVGQLSANLPNPQTLSLTLGILMYMISIFGLVAYLKPWRWLMMFLYGKNNITNYQNLENNMAALNENYIFKVKKLRKDLISKLSENSKQKHWAKFAGWFKVWWLDEYKNSIVEYKKKYINDRIENVNEFYHACVFDIILETETNIREYEHSRNSKLLLSLNKWDKNEKLIKRLVVSLQDELKPQVDNHIANIQTKLKELNLLKGVK, encoded by the coding sequence ATGAACAGATTTAAGAACAGCCCAGGTTTTTTAATCTTTTTTGATCGACTTTTTTATAGAAAAGAAAATCAAAATAATTTAAGAAGATCACTAAGTGTAATCTTTTTAGTAATTATTGCTATCTTTATTACTTTCTTGCTTTTATTAGCAACACAAGTAAGAGCTAATGCGTTTTGATCATTATTCAGTCAAGGACTAAAAGGTCAACAACAACAAAAAGATTTTATTACCAACATCGCAATCTTTACTTTAGCAGGTCTATCTTTTGGGTTTGCTATGCAAGTAAAAATCTTTAATATTGGAATATCAGGACAAATGCTTGCAGGTGCATCGTTTGCTTTCTTTATTACATATTATTTACAAAAAGCAGGATTTGCTCCAAAACAAGGTGGTCAAATTATTACTATTCTTTTAGCAATGTTTGCTGCTGCGTTTGTTTCGGTATTTACTGGGGTATTAAAAATCTACTTAAAAGTTAATGAAGTTGTATCAGCAATTTTATTAAACTGAATTATCTTATTAATTCTTGGGGCGATTATGATTAACACCCCGATGTTCATAGATGCTAACGCTAGAAGAAACGGGCAATTTTCATCAATACCGTTTGCAGAAGAATATTCATTTTATGTAAGTAGAGGATCTTCTTCTTTTACAAGTAACACTGGATGAGTTTGATCAATTGCAATAACACTTGTTTGTGTGATTGTTGTTTGAATATTATTAAGATTTACTGTATTTGGTCACAAACTAAAAACAACTGGTTTATCTTCAACTTCTGCTGAATATTTTGGGTATAACAAAAACTTATTACAACTATCATCATTTGCAATTTCAGGTGCTATTGCAGGAATTTTAGGTGTGGTTGTTTATACAAGTGGATATGTGAGAGCAATCAGCTTTACTTCACTTGGTGATTTCAATTTAAGTGCTGTGCCATCTGAAGGATTTAATGGAATTGCAGTTTCATTGATCGCTCTAAACAATCCTTGAGCAATTGGTGTTATTTCAATCTTATTCTCATTAATTCAAGTTGGTCAATTATCAGCTAACCTACCAAACCCTCAAACATTATCATTAACATTAGGTATCTTAATGTATATGATTTCAATCTTCGGATTAGTTGCATACTTAAAACCATGACGCTGACTAATGATGTTTTTATATGGTAAAAACAACATTACCAATTACCAAAACCTCGAGAATAACATGGCGGCTTTAAATGAAAATTACATCTTTAAAGTCAAGAAGTTAAGAAAAGATTTAATATCTAAATTAAGTGAAAATAGCAAACAAAAACATTGAGCTAAATTTGCTGGATGATTTAAAGTTTGATGGTTAGATGAATATAAAAATTCAATCGTTGAGTATAAGAAAAAATACATCAATGATCGTATTGAAAATGTTAATGAATTCTATCATGCTTGTGTGTTTGATATCATTCTTGAAACTGAAACTAATATTAGAGAATATGAACACTCAAGAAATAGCAAACTTTTATTATCACTAAATAAATGGGATAAAAATGAAAAATTAATTAAACGATTAGTTGTTTCATTGCAAGATGAATTAAAACCACAAGTTGATAATCATATTGCTAATATTCAAACTAAACTAAAAGAATTAAATTTATTGAAAGGAGTTAAATAA
- a CDS encoding phospho-sugar mutase has translation MNSVKYWLAHPRVSEELKQQILQMSAEELEYAFADKPLAFGTAGIRQKMGPGFQYLNDFTYAQMAFGYGRFLIDKFGYSPRCVIAHDNRKDGAHFAKVITDVLTSMGIEVFLFDCNKVTSTPMLSYAIPRCHADGGINVTASHNPKTDNGFKAYNEKGAQLLQEDGQKVIDFMPKSYEILNLEYQPNDRLVKFISEEIYDAYFTSVYRNLYKTDKNVYKDFPIIFTGQHGASSYWLPEMLRRFNYNVIPVKEQCNYDENFSFTKSPNPEAIESWELSLKYANHFNADIMLATDPDADRLAVAVRHKNEFRYLNGNEMGIIFSYYILKHKKLHKTPYIVSTYVSTNLIDRIIDKYNGVVYRVGTGFKWIGNEINKHKDNQDFIVGFEEAIGALTSTISLDKDSFQAAALALEIHDSCLKRGITMVDFLEREIYPQFGYIHNDTITIKIEDLNWKQKAINWRDQLANYTADRICDRKIVKVEWNNKGDCLDWILENDSWIRFRLSGTEPKFKFYYNFYGSSLNKLKQEADQITKTLKQYIGLE, from the coding sequence ATGAATAGCGTAAAATACTGATTAGCTCATCCAAGAGTAAGTGAAGAATTAAAACAACAAATCCTACAAATGTCAGCAGAAGAATTAGAATATGCTTTTGCTGATAAACCATTAGCATTCGGAACAGCAGGAATTCGTCAAAAAATGGGTCCTGGATTCCAATACTTAAATGATTTTACTTATGCGCAAATGGCATTTGGTTATGGTCGTTTTTTAATTGATAAATTTGGATACTCACCACGCTGTGTAATTGCTCATGATAATAGAAAAGATGGTGCTCATTTTGCCAAAGTAATCACAGATGTATTAACTTCAATGGGCATTGAAGTTTTCTTATTTGATTGCAACAAAGTAACATCAACACCAATGCTATCTTATGCAATTCCAAGATGTCATGCTGATGGTGGTATTAATGTCACAGCATCACATAATCCAAAAACGGATAATGGGTTTAAAGCATATAACGAAAAAGGTGCGCAATTATTACAAGAAGATGGTCAAAAAGTAATTGATTTCATGCCAAAAAGTTATGAAATCTTAAACTTAGAATATCAACCAAACGATAGACTTGTTAAATTCATTTCAGAAGAAATTTATGATGCATATTTTACGAGTGTTTATCGTAATTTATACAAAACTGATAAAAATGTTTATAAAGATTTTCCAATAATCTTTACAGGTCAACACGGTGCTTCTTCTTACTGATTACCTGAGATGTTAAGACGTTTTAATTACAATGTTATTCCTGTTAAAGAACAATGTAATTATGATGAAAACTTTAGTTTTACCAAATCACCAAATCCAGAAGCAATTGAATCATGAGAACTATCATTAAAATACGCTAATCACTTTAATGCTGACATCATGTTAGCAACTGACCCTGATGCTGATCGTTTGGCGGTTGCTGTTAGACATAAAAACGAATTTAGATATCTAAATGGTAATGAGATGGGAATTATCTTTTCTTATTACATCTTAAAACACAAGAAATTACATAAAACTCCTTACATTGTTTCAACATATGTATCAACGAATTTAATTGATCGAATTATTGATAAATACAATGGTGTAGTTTATCGCGTTGGCACTGGTTTTAAATGGATTGGTAATGAAATTAATAAGCATAAAGACAACCAAGATTTCATTGTGGGATTTGAAGAAGCAATTGGTGCTTTAACTTCAACAATTTCATTAGATAAAGATAGTTTTCAAGCTGCTGCGTTAGCATTAGAAATTCATGATAGTTGTCTAAAACGTGGTATTACTATGGTTGATTTCTTAGAACGAGAAATCTATCCACAATTTGGTTATATTCACAATGACACGATTACGATTAAAATTGAAGATCTAAATTGAAAACAAAAAGCAATCAATTGACGTGATCAATTAGCTAACTATACAGCCGATAGAATTTGTGATCGTAAGATTGTTAAAGTTGAATGAAATAACAAAGGTGATTGTTTAGATTGAATTTTAGAAAACGATAGTTGAATTAGATTCAGATTATCTGGCACTGAGCCAAAGTTTAAATTTTATTATAATTTTTATGGAAGCTCGCTTAATAAATTAAAACAAGAAGCTGATCAAATTACAAAAACGCTTAAACAATATATTGGTTTAGAATAA